One window from the genome of Esox lucius isolate fEsoLuc1 chromosome 23, fEsoLuc1.pri, whole genome shotgun sequence encodes:
- the LOC105020421 gene encoding chymotrypsin B-like has translation MAFLWFLSCLSLVSAAYGCGRPAIKPVVSGHGRVINGEEAVPHSWPWQVSLQQNGGHFCGGSLLSEYWVVTAAHCNVKTSHSVVVGEHDLRANAEAVQVLKPAKVFTHSMWNPSTVKNDIKLIKLATPATLSAKVSPVCLASYEDNFAAGATCVTSGWGMSRYEPASYPDRLQQGAVPLLSHAECKAYWGNSVLDMNICAGANGVSSCMGDSGGPLVCQKEGAWSLVGVVSWGSSGCSTSVPAVYTRVAEVRVWLDMTMMLN, from the coding sequence ATGGCTTTTCTCTGGTTCCTGTCCTGCCTGTCCTTGGTCAGCGCTGCCTACGGCTGCGGCAGGCCCGCCATCAAGCCGGTGGTGTCCGGCCACGGCCGCGTCATCAACGGCGAGGAGGCCGTGCCGCACTCCTGGCCCTGGCAGGTCTCCCTGCAGCAGAACGGGGGGCATTTCTGTGGCGGGTCTCTGCTCAGCGAGTACTGGGTGGTGACCGCCGCTCACTGCAATGTCAAGACGTCCCACAGCGTGGTGGTCGGGGAGCACGACCTCCGGGCCAACGCCGAAGCCGTCCAGGTCCTGAAGCCGGCCAAGGTGTTCACCCACTCCATGTGGAACCCGAGTACCGTCAAGAACGACATCAAGCTGATCAAGCTGGCCACGCCCGCCACCCTCAGCGCCAAGGTTTCGCCCGTGTGCCTGGCCTCGTACGAGGACAACTTCGCCGCCGGCGCGACCTGCGTGACGTCCGGCTGGGGCATGAGCCGCTATGAGCCCGCCAGCTACCCCGACAGGCTGCAGCAGGGCGCCGTGCCCCTGCTGTCCCACGCCGAGTGCAAGGCGTACTGGGGCAACAGCGTCCTGGACATGAACATCTGCGCGGGGGCTAACGGCGTGTCCTCGTGCATGGGCGACTCCGGCGGACCGCTGGTCTGCCAGAAGGAGGGCGCGTGGAGCCTGGTCGGCGTCGTGTCCTGGGGCAGCAGCGGCTGCTCCACCTCCGTCCCGGCTGTGTACACCCGCGTGGCCGAGGTCCGCGTCTGGCTGGACATGACCATGATGCTCAACTGA